In bacterium, the genomic stretch TTCACAGAAATGGCATTGCAGGGGGGAATGATGCGAGCGGAAATGCCTTGCCGCTATCATATTCGCAGCGAGGACTGTTTGCCCAACCAGGTCTTATTGGCTGGGCTCAAACACGGCTCAAGACTAACCGATGACCTTCACCTCAGGACGAGATTGAGACGAAAGGCAGCGCTAATAGAAGAAAAAGTGTCGGTTATTGACTTGGACAGGGAGGCTATTAGACGTCTCGCAAGACAGACCAGCAGGCTTACAAAGGCATATTCTCCTGCGTTTGAAATCATCAAATTGTTGATGAGAGGTCAAGGGACGTCGCTGTCATCCAAAGATGAGACAATCCCACTGCCCGGATTCCTATTCGATATGAACCGTTTCTTCCAACAGTTGATGGCACGGGTTCTAACTGAATGGCTTGAAGGCTTCCGAATTGAGGATGAGCGCGTGATACGTGGAATGATCGACTACGTTCCGGGATATAATCCTCGCAATCGTCGCTCCCCGCTTCCACGGCCGGATATCGTCGTTATGAAAGGTCAAAAGGTAGTCGTCATTCTCGATGCCAAGTACCGAGACTTATGGGAGAACGCCCTTCCACGCGAAATGTTATACCAGCTTGCGATCTATGCGCTTAGTGGTGAAGCTAACAGTGTGTCCACCATACTGTATCCAACAATGGATGCGAGCGCAAGTGAGGCACACCTAGAGATTCGCGAACCACACGGCTCGTTCCGCGGGAAAGTGGTGCTTCGCCCAGTGAATTTGATGGAACTCGAGCAGTTGGTTGAAAAACGCGCGGATGAAGCCCTCATCCAAAGGAGGCGTGACTACGCCAATAAGTTAGCGTTTGGAAGGAAAAACTTCATTGGTGGTGAATTCAGTACTGAACGATAGTAGTTCCTTGAAGAGTCATATTACAAGTTGGCTTAGGAAATGCCACTTAACGAGGTACTTATATTTCCTCATTCAGTCCAACATTTAGGAATCACGATTTCCGCACTTAAGCAGCAGAATGCATTTTTATCATCGAGAAATGAGAGTTTAGTAATGTTATTGAATAAAGAGCAGAAAGCAGCAGTTGAATATGTG encodes the following:
- a CDS encoding restriction endonuclease gives rise to the protein AYGLRDLKLYDPTVFEASAFPFQEILLHQLEAEAQELISRGIKRDYLAKKERLSSPKGRFDFTEMALQGGMMRAEMPCRYHIRSEDCLPNQVLLAGLKHGSRLTDDLHLRTRLRRKAALIEEKVSVIDLDREAIRRLARQTSRLTKAYSPAFEIIKLLMRGQGTSLSSKDETIPLPGFLFDMNRFFQQLMARVLTEWLEGFRIEDERVIRGMIDYVPGYNPRNRRSPLPRPDIVVMKGQKVVVILDAKYRDLWENALPREMLYQLAIYALSGEANSVSTILYPTMDASASEAHLEIREPHGSFRGKVVLRPVNLMELEQLVEKRADEALIQRRRDYANKLAFGRKNFIGGEFSTER